The sequence gctgagttttccaaatttgctggcatattgagtgcagcactttcacagcatcatctttcaggatttgaaacagctccactggaattccatcacctccactagctttgttcgtagtgatgctttctaaggcccacttgacttctcattccaagatgtctggctctagatgagtgatcacatcatcatgattatctgggttttgaagatcttttttgtacagttcttccgtgtattcttgccacctcttcttaatatcttctgcttctgttaggtccataccatttctgtcctatatcgagcccatctttgcatggaatgttcccttagtatctctcattttcttgacgagatctctagtctttcccattctgttgttttcctctatttctttgcattgatcgctgaagaaggctttcttatctcttcttgctattctctggaactctgcattcagatgcttatatcttttcttttctcctaaagagatgggaataccagaccacctaacctgcctcttgagaaatctgtatgcaggtcaggaagcaatagttagaactggacatggaacactggttccaaataggaaaaggagtacgtcgaggctgtatattgtcaccctgcttatttaacttatatgcagaatacatcatgagaaacgctggactggaagaaacacaagctggaatcaagattgccgggagaaatatcaataacctcagatatgcagatgacaccacccttacggcagaaagtgaagaggaactcaaaagcctcttgatgaaagtaaaagaggagagtgaaaaagttggcttaaagctcaacattcagaaaacgaagatcatggcatccggtcccatcacttcatgggaaatagatggggaaacagtggaaacagtgtcagactttattttggggggctccaaaatcactgcagatggtgactgcagccatgaaattaaaagacgcttactccttggaagaaaagttatgaccaacctagatagcatattcaaaagcagaaacattactttgccgactaaggtccgtctagtcaaggctagggtttttccagtagttatgtatggatgtgagagttggactgtgaagaaggctgagcgctgaagaattgatgcttttgaactgtgatgttggagaagactcttgagagtcccttggactgcaaggagatccaaccagtccattctgaaggagatcaaccctgggatttctttggaaggaatgatgctgaagctgaaactccaatactttggccacctcatgtgaagagttgactcattggaaaagtctctgatgctgggagggattgggggcaggaggagaagcggatgacgggggatgagatggctggatggcatcacggactcgatggacgtgaatctgagtgaactccgggagatggtgatggacagggaggcctggcgtgctgcaattcatggggttgcaaagagtcggacacgactgagtgactgaactgaactgaactaagagaaATTATTTCTCTCTCATCTTTAAATTTGAGTCATTTTAGTGAttgatttgaaataaaattattgctTATGCTGTTTGCCTTCTTCTGTACCCACCAAAAAAAGTCACGAGATCTCGTTCCCTTGAATCTCTAGGGAGACATTTCTTGAATCTCTagggaaaagaaggaaacctAAGAACTCAGGCAATTTAATAGCATAAGCATAATTTGCTTACTAATAAATCTACAGGGGTTTAATGATAGTTTCCTGACAACTCGAGAAGTTTTAAAATACCTTCCAGTGTAATATGTGAAAGGAACTCTGGGATGGGGGTGGAAGCTTACTGTCAGTGACTCCCCAGTCTAGGGAGCAAGTGGAGAGATGATATTTTCCACAGTGAtagaatttcatcacctcatTTCAGTAAGTATTAGGAGCTCATAATCCCTTTGTAACTGAGCTTGTTGAACACCTACATACTTACTTCTTCCTCTGGTTCTATGTTTCAgagaaagttaattttattttctctcctcaTTTTTAGGCTGTACTTGGAAGGTAATATTAAAGCCTATGCCAGTACTGAATTGCTCAAACAATTTGATCATGCAAATAGTTTGACCATTTGCATTTTAATTCCCTAGACATTTGTTATTTTAACTATAAAATTAGGCTTCCCTGTTAATATGCAATCATTTTTTCAGAAAACCTCCTTATCTCTATTTTCTTGTTTCCCAGATTTACCcacccattcttccccaaactcattAACTTCAGCATGAACTGCTGAGTACATTCTCTCAGGTTACACTAAATACTACTATAAAAATGATCCATATATGTGTTTATACCACTAGCAACATATTGaatcctttaattttatttatgtggcAATTTTTTGAAGAGCTGTGCTTTGTACAATGTGCAAAGTATtacaaaaatcttattttaagtGATTTTGCAGTTTGTTTTTCCTAAGACAAGGATTGATCAAAGCATTACCTCCATCAGAGCTATGGCTTATGTTTCTTTTGACCATCTCTAGTTAGAGGATTTAAAAATCTACCTTAATCAAAATgcctcttttttgctttttgctttgttttgatgTCTGCCAGCAGGCAGCAAGCTGTTCTTGGTCTGCCAACATAACAGGATGAGCAAGAAATCAGCTGCTGGCTTTTGTAACACATGAACTTATTAATAGTTGAAACTCTTTTACAAGATCTTGATGAGGATAAGAGCAATCAAGAGCTGTGGGCTCTGAGCATGTGCTGTACCTTGagaattcttagagaaatgcCCTGGTTCCCTAGGTCTACCACCTGCCCCCTAATACAGGAGGATGACTCTGGGAAGCTGTTTCATCAACCCAAGGACCATCTCTCAACCCATACCTACTTATTATCTTTTTTCTGAACACTTAATGCAGATCAGCATAAATGTATGATTTTGCTGCAGTGATGACAGAATATTTCCCCCAAAGACTCGCTGGCAGATGTATGTCATGTGAGATCATGGGGTCCCAGAACAAAGTCCCAGAATAATGATCCTGTTGCAAGTTTCGAATCTTTTAAACATAATTTGGAAATTATATtgctatttttcttaatatatgttCTGATTTTCATCAAAACATTTACaaagttgtatttatttttaattggaggataacccTCCTACTATTTTCCATGACTTAcgaaaaccataatttgacttTTAGTGGCTACAactttctctaataaatattctAACAAACGCTTCCCATAGCTAACATGCAGTCTAGCTTTAggagataaatattattttaccaaaatatattttgtattttaccaAAAAGTACTTAAAGATTTTTCAGTAATTACATATAGTCAGAAATTATAAATTTGTCAGAATTTTGACAGAAATTCATTATGATAAGATATAGAATTAGAATAGCTGAATAGTTGAATTCCCTAAATGTAGTCCTTTTTTTATAAAGAGAAAGAGATCTCAAAGCCATTTTTCCATAACAAAGGCCTTTATGTCAACAAGTTTTATCATTAAATATGATTCCAATTTGTAGATGTGGTTTCAAATAGAATTCTAACTAAAGCATGTAATAACTTTATTTCATACAACTCCATCATTCTTTGTCTTTGTTTCCCTTTTATTACTATCaactttgcaatgttgtattggtttctgctgtacatcaacatgaatcagccataggtatgcatatatcccctctgcCTTAaaactccctccttcctcccatcctATCCCACTTCTCTGGactgtcacagagcactaggttgagcacctgcatcatacagcaaattcccactggctatctattttacatacggtaatatatatgtttccattgttactctctcaattcgtcccactctttccttcctccacttTGTCCACAAGTCTGTACTCAAGTTTACATCCTTATTGCTGCTATGAATAGGTTCATCACCACCATTtttatacaatatttgcttttctctttctgacttacttcacactgtataacaggttctaggttcatccacctcagtagaactgactcaaattttttcctctttatggctgagtaatatttcattgtatatatgtaacacatctttatctattcatctgttgatggacatctaggtttatGAAAACATTTGAGTGTTTTTAAATAGCAGTATTTCAGAGACTGCTTTGAAAAACACTGTGATACAATCATTAATATTTTCTTGTATGATTAAATTAATTCTCATGATTATATTCAGGTCTTGGGGTGTATGGATGTACATTTCAGATCCTTGGATAAATGGCTTCAAGCCCTATTGCAGTCTCATAGATATGACTAGTAAATTATCACTATAATGGATAATGAGGGAGGTCTATggttagaaaagaatatttttttcagaataagCTTTCTAGCTTTCTACATACTTTTCTCAACATTTAATAGTCTCTGTTTGAACATAGGTCCCAGAAAACTCACATGATTAGAAATCAGTGCGAAGTAACACAGTAATCAGAAAGCCCTGACAAAATGCAAATCTGGTCTTATTAATTCTGTTCCTTGGTGAAGGAAATGTAGCTGCAAAGAATTAAAATTCACTCAAAGAaacttccggagaaggcaatggcgccccactccagcactcttgcctggaaaaccccatggatggaggagcctggtaggctgtagtccatggggtcgctaagagtcggacacgactgagcgacttcactttcacttttcacttgcatgcattggagaaggaaatggcaacccactccagtactcttgcctggagaatcccagggacgggggagcctggtgggctgccgtctatgggtcgcacagagtcggacacgactgaagcgacttagcagcagcagcagcagcagcagcagcagcagcagcagcaaagaaactTCTTTAAACAGCCGTGATCTCTAAGATATGGTAAATTGTCCCAGGTGACTTAGACGCTCAGTTCCATTTCCAGTGCCTAAAGCATCATAACAAATATCTAACAATTCTAGGGGCTCCTTCTTAGGAAGCATGCTGTCATCTGAGAAATGTGTAGATTATCTCCCTTCCAGATACCATATTTCTCCTGAGTCACAATGGTCCTTTTCCCTCATTTAGTTCTCccaccctgttttattttaatcttcttCCAGTTTtgctgagaaataattgacatatatcacAGTGTAACTTTAAGGCATACAGCATTTTTAAGGCATATAAGTTTGATTTATATACGTTGTGAATTGATTATCAATAGgctcagaaaacatctattttctcatataggtataattaaaattaaaaaaggaagaaaaaaataagagaaaaaaaataacctccttgtgatgagaacactcaggatttattctcttaacaacttACCTATATATCATATAGCAGTGTTAGCTATAGTCTTCATGTTGAAACttatatccctagtacttattatttattttgtaagtgGAAGTTTATATGTTTTGACCACCTTCCTCCAATTTTGTCTCCTACTACATTccgcctctggtaaccacaagcctgatctctttttctatgcatgtgtttgtttgtttaattcccCATGCAAGTAGATCATAGAGTATACGTCTTTctctgtgacttatttcacttagctcaGTGCCtttgaggtccatccatgttgtcacaaatggtaggACTTCCTcgttttatgactgaataatattgaCAACTTCATTATTCtttcatccattgatgggcacTTTGGTTATTTCTATATCTTTtttcttgtaaataatgctgcaataagtgtggcagcatatatatatatatatgtctccatCAGGGTTATTCTTTTCATCTTCTGTGGATATAGTCTCAAAAGTGGAAATGCTCAATCATATTAAATTTGTATTCTTAATTTTTGGAGGATCCTTTatatgttttccatagcagctgcactaTATATGATTATACATATAATACACATATGTATTAAACAAATCTGGAataataaagtagggaaaaaagtATACAAGTATACACATGAAATAATTAGCTATAATTGTCTATGAGTGAATGGGATtatggaatttattttcttcaatcgtctttgctttcttgtttttctgtaaCAAACACATATTGTTCTTATGATAAGGATTGTTTTCAAGTAATTAAGAAACGAACTAAAAGGCCCTTGCCTGTAGGGCATCACTGTTCAgtcaaaaataagaaagaaaaagaaatgttgctCTTTTATATACAGTGTTTACAAATCACAAGTTTCCTTACaaagtggttttttgttttgaaatgcaGCTAATGATTCTtctactagaaaaaaattttgtcCTGTCCATGTTACAGTTTTCAAGCTTGCAATTTCTGCTGACCTAGTTCACTCTCAGTATGTATACTATCTAGGAGGTCTGTGGATATGATGCACTCATAATAGACCATCCCTTAGGTTGGTTTGCTACAATTTtcaggttaatttttttaaaaaccctgacTCTAATTGTTCTTTGCAGATAGATTCATTTCAGACAATAATTCTTTTCTGAGTCTGCAGCCGTTTCTGATTGAACCACATGTGGACAGCAGAGCTGCGGAAGACCACAGTGACGCATTTACTCTCCATTTAAACTGTATCCTAGTTTTTCTAGCCACTGGGTCCTTGTCAACTCCAAATGTGCTGATGTAGAAAATTATATCCATACAGCTAACATTTAATGGTTGACATGGAGacattttttcctattaatttcTAAATCTTAGGGGAGTTCTATATTTCCAGGCCAAACACTTGACTGGTGTCTATTTGACAATGTAAGCATTCAGTTAACTCTCACTCTACCAATGCAGGTCAGAAAACAAATCTACTGCAAAAGTAACCTTGCACAATTATcctgatttttccttttaattgatCTCTGTGCATAGTATTATATTGAGCTGGAATGCACAGAAGAACACCTCTCACTTGTTTccctttatccatttcttttattcatttcctgGAGTATTTGGAAACAAACTCTTAGACATTAGATCATTTCTGTTTCATACTTTAATATGCATCTCTAAACAAGAACATGTCTCATCTTTCTGCCCATTTTGTGAACACGCTTggcagggaaaaaaacaaacaaaaccccttaCCTTTGCACAAACAAAGCTGCTTTTGGTCTCATGGATAATGTCACTGTAATCACTGGTTCAAGAGATTGGACCAAATTATGAACAATTCAGAAGCAAGTAAATTTGGGGCTCTCCTATTTTGAGTCTCTGTCGACCCCCACCCCATGTTGTTACTTCCCTTACAATGTATTGGTATTGTGAGTATCTTGTAAATAGGTACTGAGTCTCAGCTATACTTGTGGCTTACAGTGCAGCATCTGGCCCATGGTCAGtcacaaacacattttaaaatttgattttaaatatagTTATGAAAATATGAGCACTGATAATATTAATTGAAGCTATTGTCCATAAATTTGAGGGGGGAATTTATCAGTTAGTAAAGAGGAAATGGGCTCAGTGTTAGCAGAGTCTGACAAAAGTATGCTTGCTGCCCCTTGAATTACTTTATTTCTGATTAtatctatctctctctatatatatatttaaaagatttattcaCTTAACTCACTTGACCATATTAGAGGCTACTGAAGCAAAAGTTATAACTTCCATTCCTTTACAGCCAAATGTCTttgtttaagggcttccctggtagctcagtggtagagaatctgccagcattgcaggagccacaggagatgtgggttcgatccctgggtctggaagatcccctggaggagggcatggcaacccactccagtattcttgcctggagaatcccatggacaaggaagcATGGTCAGctttatagggtcacaaagagtcggacacgactgaagtgacttagcatgcacgcatgcatctTTACTTAATGTCTTGCCCTGAAATTCCCAGTAATCAGCTGGAAATACAGTCCATTTAAATAGTGTGGgtagcaaaataaaaagctttcttaCTGTGGGGATAAAATAAGATGAACCTTTTCTGTATggataatagaaaatatattaaaataggtTTATCAAGCCAAAGGTGATGGAGAGAAACAATGAGAGCTCTGGAGGAGATTTCATTTTGCTTGGGTTCTCTGACCGGCCAAAGCTGGAGATGGTCCTGTTTTTTGTCAACATGATCTTTTACTTTCTGGCTGTTGCTGGCAACTCCATGATCATCTTTCTCTCCCTGGTGGACCCTCAACCGCATACCCCTATGTACTTCTTTCTCAGCAACCTGTCTCTCCTGGATCTCTGCTACACAACCAGCAGCATTCCCCAGATGTTGGTCAACCTCTGGGGCCCATACAAAACCATCACCTATGTGGGTTGTGTCATCCAGCTCTTTGCGTTCCTCTCTGTGGGGGGCATTGAGTGCATTCTACTCTCtgtcatggcctatgaccgctttgCGGCTGTGTGCAAGCTGCTTCAGTACACGACCATCATGCACCCGCAGCTGTGCCTGCAGCTGGCAGCCTTCGCATGGCTTAGTGGGATTGCCAACTCCATCTTGATGTCCCCACTGACGATGTCCCTGGGGAGGTGTGGTCACCGCCGCATCAACCACTTTGTGTGTGAGATGCCTGCTATCATTCGAATCTCCTGTGTGGACACCAGTCGGGTTGAGGGCTTGGCTTTCTTCCTGGCCATTCCCATCGTTCTTGTGCCTCTCACAATGATACTTGTCTCCTACGGTTATATTGCAGCTGCGGTGCTGCGGATCCAGTCTGCAGCAGGGAGGCAAAAGGCCTTTAATACCTGCTCCTCCCACATGGTTGTGGTATCTCTTTTCTACAGCAGCATTATCTGCATGTATATGCAACCTGGGAATATAGCGAGCCAGGACCAGGGCAAGTTTCTCACCCTCTTCTACTGCCTAGTGACCCCCACTCTGAATCCCTTCATCTACACGCTGAGAAACAAGGATGTGAAGTGGGCCATGCGGAAGGTTCTTGGGAAAGACCGCAGCCCATTGGATGCAAGAGGGCACTGATGTAGGCAGGCAGTACTCATCCTGAGGTTCTTTCATCCATGAAAACTGCTCTGTTTCAGCACAATAACAATGCACAATTCCTTGTATAATGCTGAAATGTTATAAAGCAGGGTCTTCTCTCTTTCAGGGGCCCTTTACTCAATAACTTGTTTCCTTGCTTGCAGATGTACAGACCCTCTATTTTCTGCAAAATGACAGAGTTATTATAGTTACAAAAGATAACATGCCAGCTAATCACAAAGGATAATGTACTACTCAGTGGAGTTTTACAGGGAGGTAATTATTTCTTTGCAGCTAACTTGTGACTCTGATTCCAGAGATTTGTAATGTCAATTTCAGGTCAGATACACAGAAAAGGAGGCATCGTGTCAGAACAATAAGTGTGTGgacatatatgtttgtgtgtgtgtgtatgtgagagaaaaTGACCAttattttgtgtttgttgttgttcagtcaccaagtcatgtgtttctttgagaccccatggattgtagcacaccaggcttccctgtccttccccatctcttggagtttgctcaaactcatgtccattgaatcggtgatgtcatccaaccatctcatatcctgtcatccctttcttttccttttttagggGTACACTTGTTCTATTTAGGGTTACACTTGTTCTATTTCATATACCCTTTAGTTCTGAATTTTCCAGACCCCCATGGATATGATACTATTGATTCTTCAGGCCATTGCTTGCCTTCTTCTGTCCTGTGTAAGCAATTTGTAGCTGCTTCAGTTAGagcaatatttcttttaattttaagtcaTATGTCCCTTACTGATCATGAAATCAATTCAATGAATTTTAACAAGCATTTAAAAGTGAGTTAACATAAAATAGATTAGAAAATCTCAGAGGATCACACAGAGTAAGGTGAATCaattgtgtgagtgtgtatgtctgTTAAATATGTGTCTTACTGTGAACCATGgacaaaaaagtctgaaagtcACCTCCTTAAAGAGTCTCTATTGGAAAAAGCTCCTAAGCAAGCTGTATgtctcccctggagaaagcattAGGGATACAAGTTTCAATAATTCAAAAACAGAGGGTCATTGAAGAAGAATAGTGGTGTGGTAACACATGGACAGGAAGAGTctgggaaacaagggaaacacaCTGCTTGATATAAAAGAGTTT is a genomic window of Ovis canadensis isolate MfBH-ARS-UI-01 breed Bighorn chromosome 5, ARS-UI_OviCan_v2, whole genome shotgun sequence containing:
- the LOC138441573 gene encoding putative olfactory receptor 2W6; the protein is MERNNESSGGDFILLGFSDRPKLEMVLFFVNMIFYFLAVAGNSMIIFLSLVDPQPHTPMYFFLSNLSLLDLCYTTSSIPQMLVNLWGPYKTITYVGCVIQLFAFLSVGGIECILLSVMAYDRFAAVCKLLQYTTIMHPQLCLQLAAFAWLSGIANSILMSPLTMSLGRCGHRRINHFVCEMPAIIRISCVDTSRVEGLAFFLAIPIVLVPLTMILVSYGYIAAAVLRIQSAAGRQKAFNTCSSHMVVVSLFYSSIICMYMQPGNIASQDQGKFLTLFYCLVTPTLNPFIYTLRNKDVKWAMRKVLGKDRSPLDARGH